The window TTTTGTCGCGGCGGCATCCTCGCGGGGTGAACGTGAGGTCGATTTTTTTGCTCTCAGAGTAAACTCGCCAGGGTTGGAAAGGCTCTCGGCGGTTGAAGCGGAAACGCACCGGCTCCAGTGGATGCATCATGCCGTTCAACCACATGGCGTTCTCCGTCATGCCGGTTTCGTTGACGCCATTGGCCAGATTCAGACCCAGACGACGGCCGGTGGAGTCCACGCCGCTCACGCAGGCCCACTTCCATACGGTTTCTCTGCGCATGAAACCGCAGGACCAGTCGGAAGAGCCCATCATGCCCATATGCTCCAGCAGGTACTTGTGGCCTTTCCAGATCAGGTGGCCGCTGACTGGCAGCCCGGCGCTTTTCTGGGTGTAGACCCAGCCGTTGTATCCGGCGGGACAGCACAGACGCAGTGGGTCCTGGCGCACGCCGAAATCCAGATAGGCGGAGAGTTGCAGTCCGCTTTGCAGTACGACATCGAGTTTGTGTCCGGAAGGAAAGTTATTGAAGTAGAACTCGCTTTTGCCGTTGCCGAAACTCACGTCGCCGTTGTCCGGGGTGACGCTAAACTGAGTCTTACGAGCAAGCGGCTGCAGGAAGCTGAATTCCTCATATTCGCCGGTGGCGCCGTTAAAGCAGTAGAGAAAGGCGTTGGAGACCCATTTCAGGTCAACGATGGCGACGCCGATAATCAAATCCTGACTGAGCAGGCCGAAGAATTGAAACTGGTTGAACCTCTTTTCCTTGAAGAAAGGGCCGACGGCCTGGTCCATGGGGGTGCGCAGATCATAATCCCAATAGTTGATCTGCCCGACTGGCTGGGAAAAACGGCCCCATGCAGGTTGGCCGTCCTCGCCAATAAGAATGGGGGTGTGGAAGCTGGTCATATTGTCTCACATGGTTTTTTTTATGTTTTCAGGTGTTGTACGCCATGACAGAGGCTATTCCGTTTTCATTTTAATGTTAATTTAACGGGGTTAAATCTGTGATTCAGGTCCGATTATGTTAATGACGTTCTGTTACATTCCGCTCACTGACTTCTTAGAGACGATAAAAATAACAATCTTGGGAGGACGGAGATGCGGCGATTATATAAATGGCTGGCGGGAGCGGCGATGTTGTTACTGCTGACGCGATGGTCCTGGGCGGAGACTTATATCTACCTGACCAACAGCACGATGGAGACAGTCACTCTGAGCACCGCGCAAAGCGGTTACGACAACATCCGGGAGGGTGTGGAATGGGACCGGCTGGAGACGGAGATTCCGCCCCTGGCCACGGTAAAAATTCTGCGCTTCAACCGTGACCAGGGCATCAAGTGGGGTAAAACCTACTTCTTCGACACCACTGTAATGGGGCGCAATAGCACGGCGCTGCTGCGGCAGAAACTCGAAGGAACCTGGAATTTCAGCAAAATGTGGATTGCGGCGGACGACGACCCCTGGCGTTATGACCGCGACATTCACGCCATCCCAAGAGAGTTTGACGGGGTGGACAGCCACTTGGCGTATCGCTCGCAATACGCCAGACCCGGCGGAGACGACGTTTACTACGTCATCAACAATGACTGGACCCTCAGCGAGCGCGTTCCGCAAAGCAATCACCTCAAAGTGCTTACCTATAATGCCTGGGCGCTGTTGCCGGGGCTGATGTCAAAGAATACCTCCAACCGACTCGCCACCATGGCGGAAGCCGTGAAAGGCTATGACGCCGTGGTGTTTCAGGAGGTGTTCGACCCCATTCTTACCGCGCGCTTTCGCAGTGACCTGCAAGCCGAGTATCCGTACCTGACGGAGATACCCTTCAAACTCGGGCGCATTTTGACGGGAGGCAGTTTTATCGCCAGCCGCTGGCCGATCCTGGAGCAGGACACGATGGTCTACGAAGGCTGTCGCAATGACGGATGCTTCGCCTCGAAAGGGGCCAATTACGCCAAAATCGATAAGGGCGGACAGATTTACCATCTGTTCGGCACGCACACCCACGCCTATACCGGAGAAGAGGATGTCGCTCTGCGGCGCTGGCATTTGCAGCAGTACAAAGCCTTTGTCGACAGCAAAGGGGCGGCGGCGGATGAGCCGGTCATCATCGCAGGCGATCTCAATGTGGATAAGCTCAACTTTCCGGTGGAGCATCAGGATATGCTGGCGATTCTGGACGTTGCTGATCCGCCGTCACAGAGCCAGTATCCGCATACCTACGATGGCGGCGTGAATACCTTCGCAGACTCCAAGTACACGGAATATCTGGACTACGTGTTGACCTCGAACGCGCATGTCGCGCCGGTATACTCCCACAATCGAGTGCGCATTCCCCGTTTCATCGAATGGGAGCACTGGACGACCTGGGATCTATCGGATCACTTCCCGGTGGAAGGCGAATTCGTATTTCCGTTGCCCACAAATCCGGTGGAATAGCGTCCGGCGCAAGTCATGGCGCCGGTAGATCTTCGGTGAAGCGGCGCATGAAGGCCGTTTTGACATGGTCGGGCAGCTTGCCGTAACCGCTGTCCCGCCAGTCCTGCAGCAGCTGGAGGTATTCTTGATCGTCTTCGCGTCGGTATCCCGCCGCCATGGCGATGGACTTGGGCTTCAGGGCGGGCGCGGTGCTGTAGTCAGCGCCGGAGGGCGCATCGCGGTTCCATAACATGTGAGATTCGCCCAGCTCGCCTTTGAATTGATAGAAGGCGTCGTCCGGCGGCAGCGCTGTCAGTGTGTATTCGATCTCTATCTGGCCGTGCGTCACATCCATGCCGCCAAGAAAGGGGCGATCTGCGCCATAGATCAGATATTCCGCGTCATCCGGCGTCAACGCAGTGGCTGCGCGGCGTCTCTCTTCGGAGGGCGAGTGGGGATACAGTTCGTTGGAATACTTGGCGATGTCCAGCCTGATACGGCCATCCTCCGGCAGCTCAAGATCCTGGTTCAGAATGTACGTGGTCAGGTAATCATGCTGCTGCAAGGTGATGGCGATAGGGCGTTGTTGGTCGTTCAGCGCGATGGTGGCGGAGACATATTGGTCCGGGCTGCGCCAGTGACGGGTATCCCCCAGCAGGTTCAGCATGATGGACTTCCAGCCCGGCATGCCTACCGGCAGTCCGGAATAAGCGAAAGTCAGGTTGTAGGTGAGAAAGGTCCAGGTCTTGGCGTCTTCAAGCCCGACATTGTCGTAGTCGACCCGGCCGTAGGCGACCTGTCGACTCGTGTCGCCATCGCCGTCATAAAAAAAACAGACGTCTGGATTGTAGGTGAATTTGTTGAGGGTTTCCGGGCTGACGTCCTCGCTGATCAGCGCGCCGTGTTTGTCATACAGACGGCCGTTGGCGATGTAGTCGCGATAAAAATCGATGAATAACGTCTGTCCTTCCGCTGCAAAAAAACGGGGTTTATAGCGCTCCAGCAGCTCTCTTTCCGATGCGGAAGGCAGCGTGGTGCGTGGGGGATTGACGGAGAAATAGTCCAGAAAATCCGGCGTCATGGACAGGCGCTCGGCGAAGGCGAGTCCTGGGGATAATGTGATACAGACAAAGACAAACCGCTTGATTGCCAACGTCGGCTTCATGCTCAGCGAACTCCCTTAGCGCAAAGGTCTACCTGACAAAACATTATGTTTTAACTACGCGAACTATAAGGAAAAGTTTTGTGTGGCGCCACGGTTATAAGCGCGCAGAGCGAAAGTAAGCGCCTACATGTGAACTCCAGCGCTTTCGGTTACTACATAGACAAATGACCGTGGGTCATTTAGTCTTTCGGGCATCATAACAACAAAATACGAGCAGGGCGTCTTTATGAAATTAACCGTGAACGGCGAACCAAGAGAAGTGGATGTGACGCCGGATACTCCATTGCTTTGGGTGATCCGGGATGAGTTGCAACTGACGGGAACCAAATTCGGCTGTGGCATGGGGTTGTGCGGCGCCTGCACCGTG is drawn from Hahella sp. KA22 and contains these coding sequences:
- a CDS encoding DUF2804 domain-containing protein — encoded protein: MTSFHTPILIGEDGQPAWGRFSQPVGQINYWDYDLRTPMDQAVGPFFKEKRFNQFQFFGLLSQDLIIGVAIVDLKWVSNAFLYCFNGATGEYEEFSFLQPLARKTQFSVTPDNGDVSFGNGKSEFYFNNFPSGHKLDVVLQSGLQLSAYLDFGVRQDPLRLCCPAGYNGWVYTQKSAGLPVSGHLIWKGHKYLLEHMGMMGSSDWSCGFMRRETVWKWACVSGVDSTGRRLGLNLANGVNETGMTENAMWLNGMMHPLEPVRFRFNRREPFQPWRVYSESKKIDLTFTPRGCRRDKINLWLLASNFRQMFGSYNGRIITAQGEAIDIIDQPGFAEDHYAKW
- a CDS encoding sphingomyelin phosphodiesterase — its product is MRRLYKWLAGAAMLLLLTRWSWAETYIYLTNSTMETVTLSTAQSGYDNIREGVEWDRLETEIPPLATVKILRFNRDQGIKWGKTYFFDTTVMGRNSTALLRQKLEGTWNFSKMWIAADDDPWRYDRDIHAIPREFDGVDSHLAYRSQYARPGGDDVYYVINNDWTLSERVPQSNHLKVLTYNAWALLPGLMSKNTSNRLATMAEAVKGYDAVVFQEVFDPILTARFRSDLQAEYPYLTEIPFKLGRILTGGSFIASRWPILEQDTMVYEGCRNDGCFASKGANYAKIDKGGQIYHLFGTHTHAYTGEEDVALRRWHLQQYKAFVDSKGAAADEPVIIAGDLNVDKLNFPVEHQDMLAILDVADPPSQSQYPHTYDGGVNTFADSKYTEYLDYVLTSNAHVAPVYSHNRVRIPRFIEWEHWTTWDLSDHFPVEGEFVFPLPTNPVE